Proteins from a single region of Chloroherpeton thalassium ATCC 35110:
- a CDS encoding iron-containing alcohol dehydrogenase — protein sequence MFNFDFYNPTRILFGKDRLGAIDTLVPADAKVLITFGGGSAKKSGLIDKVKAALGRRQVEEFCGIEPNPRYETLMKAAAIVRSQNIDFILAVGGGSVIDGTKFICLATYYDGDARDLLKFGFRHITSEVVKKVVSFGAVLTLPAAGSEMNSGAVVSYEHGKFPVLSDMTFPKFSILDPTYTFTLPKIQVANGIVDAFVHVGEQYLTFPVAAKLQDRMAEGILQTLVEIGVTTVNEPENYDARANHVWSATMALNGIIAVGVPQDWATHMIGHELTARFGIDHGQTLAIVYPALLDVRKEQKRAKLLQYAERVWHIENGSEDEKIDLAIQKTRAFFESLGIKTRLSEYGITADDIPALIDQLKAHGMVALSETQDITPEISQKILEKAM from the coding sequence ATGTTTAACTTCGATTTTTATAATCCAACACGAATTTTGTTTGGCAAAGATCGACTTGGTGCGATCGACACGCTTGTGCCAGCTGATGCCAAAGTCTTGATAACATTTGGCGGCGGCAGTGCAAAAAAAAGCGGGCTGATTGATAAAGTGAAAGCGGCGCTTGGACGCCGGCAAGTTGAAGAATTTTGCGGCATAGAGCCAAACCCGCGCTACGAAACCCTGATGAAAGCGGCTGCGATTGTCCGCAGTCAAAACATCGATTTTATACTTGCCGTAGGCGGCGGTTCTGTAATTGATGGCACGAAATTCATCTGCCTGGCCACTTATTATGATGGCGATGCACGCGATTTATTGAAATTTGGGTTCAGGCATATTACTTCCGAAGTGGTTAAAAAAGTCGTTTCGTTCGGTGCGGTGCTAACGTTGCCGGCGGCGGGTTCGGAAATGAATAGCGGCGCTGTTGTTAGCTATGAGCACGGCAAGTTCCCCGTATTGAGCGACATGACTTTCCCAAAATTTTCTATTCTCGATCCAACTTACACGTTTACCCTTCCAAAAATTCAAGTCGCTAATGGCATTGTCGATGCGTTTGTTCATGTCGGCGAGCAGTATCTAACTTTTCCGGTTGCGGCGAAATTGCAGGATAGAATGGCGGAAGGCATTCTGCAAACTTTGGTTGAAATTGGCGTCACAACTGTGAACGAACCCGAAAATTACGATGCGCGTGCCAATCATGTTTGGAGTGCCACCATGGCATTGAATGGCATCATTGCTGTTGGCGTGCCTCAGGATTGGGCGACGCACATGATCGGCCATGAACTCACCGCCCGGTTCGGCATTGATCACGGCCAAACATTGGCGATTGTTTATCCGGCATTGTTGGATGTCCGCAAGGAGCAAAAGCGGGCGAAATTGTTGCAATATGCGGAGCGCGTTTGGCACATTGAAAATGGCAGTGAAGACGAAAAGATAGACTTGGCCATTCAAAAAACGAGAGCCTTTTTTGAAAGCCTTGGCATCAAAACGCGGCTTTCGGAATATGGCATCACAGCCGATGACATTCCTGCTCTAATCGATCAGCTCAAAGCGCATGGCATGGTGGCGCTTTCTGAAACACAGGATATAACGCCAGAAATTAGCCAGAAAATTTTAGAAAAAGCCATGTGA
- a CDS encoding aldo/keto reductase: MQKRKLGNSNLVVSALGLGCMGMSFAYGPTHDKQEMISLLRAAVERGVTFFDTAEIYGPFINEELLGEALAPFRQQVIIATKFGFKPDPKGVQRWMGLDSRPEHIKAVAEASLKRLKAEAIELFYQHRVDPSVPIEEVAGAVKELIWEGKVKHFGLSEAGAETIRRAHGVQPVAAVQSEYSLWWRHPETEILPVLEELGIGFVPYSPLGRGFLTGKINEHTTFDKTDFRNSLPRFTPEARKANQNLVDLLSRMAAKKQATPAQIALAWLLAKKPWIVPIPGTTKLSRLEENLGAAEISLSPDDMLEIETAASKIPVQGERYPENLEKMIERKS; the protein is encoded by the coding sequence ATGCAAAAGCGCAAACTGGGAAATAGCAATTTGGTGGTTTCTGCACTCGGGCTGGGCTGTATGGGAATGAGTTTTGCCTACGGGCCGACTCACGACAAGCAAGAAATGATTTCGCTGCTTCGCGCTGCCGTTGAGCGCGGGGTCACTTTCTTCGATACGGCTGAGATTTATGGGCCGTTCATCAATGAAGAACTTCTTGGCGAAGCGCTCGCGCCTTTTCGCCAGCAAGTGATCATTGCCACTAAGTTTGGCTTCAAACCGGATCCGAAAGGCGTGCAAAGATGGATGGGCTTGGACAGCCGACCGGAACATATTAAAGCCGTTGCGGAAGCCTCTCTGAAGCGATTGAAAGCGGAAGCCATCGAGCTTTTTTATCAGCACCGTGTTGATCCAAGTGTGCCGATCGAAGAGGTGGCCGGCGCAGTAAAGGAATTGATTTGGGAAGGCAAGGTAAAACACTTTGGGCTTTCTGAAGCGGGTGCGGAAACCATCCGGCGCGCGCATGGCGTTCAGCCGGTGGCGGCGGTGCAGAGCGAATATTCGTTGTGGTGGCGGCATCCCGAAACGGAAATTTTGCCTGTGCTGGAAGAGCTCGGCATCGGCTTTGTTCCGTATAGCCCGTTAGGAAGAGGTTTCCTAACCGGAAAAATCAATGAACATACCACATTTGACAAAACGGATTTTCGCAACAGCCTTCCGCGGTTTACGCCTGAAGCGCGAAAAGCCAACCAAAATTTGGTGGATTTACTTAGCCGCATGGCAGCGAAAAAACAGGCCACACCGGCGCAAATTGCGCTTGCTTGGTTGCTTGCTAAAAAGCCGTGGATTGTTCCAATTCCTGGCACCACAAAATTGAGCCGTTTGGAAGAAAACTTAGGCGCGGCGGAAATTTCGCTCTCGCCGGACGATATGCTCGAGATAGAGACAGCCGCCTCGAAGATTCCCGTTCAAGGCGAGCGATATCCCGAAAATTTGGAGAAAATGATCGAGCGCAAATCATAA
- a CDS encoding helix-turn-helix domain-containing protein — protein MSNIETLEDFYKRKYDWLPDNIRNEIGHFNVFRLEPYLGEKAKPVPYKRRDYFKITLLVGESTIEYADKVIQLEKQALVFSNPQIPYSWRHTEGIRQGFFCVFNQDFFRHYGNLNQYSIFQPEGNHVFDLTDAQVSLLSNQFERMFQEINSEYIYKYDVLRTIVYEIVHFAMKMQPTTKFHKQPLNAAQRITTLFLELLERQFPIDDSLQMLSLRSASDYAGKLNVHVNHLNRAVKETTDKTTSQVIAERILQEAKILLRQTSWSITEIAYALGFNEVTHFNNFFKKHVQLSPLKFRNG, from the coding sequence ATGAGCAACATCGAAACGTTAGAAGATTTTTATAAAAGGAAATACGATTGGCTGCCCGATAACATTCGCAACGAAATTGGGCATTTCAATGTGTTTCGGTTAGAGCCGTACTTGGGCGAGAAGGCGAAGCCTGTGCCCTACAAGCGCCGAGATTATTTCAAAATCACGCTGCTGGTTGGCGAAAGTACCATTGAGTATGCCGATAAAGTGATTCAGCTCGAAAAGCAGGCGTTGGTGTTTTCAAATCCCCAAATTCCGTATAGTTGGCGCCACACGGAAGGCATTCGTCAAGGCTTTTTCTGCGTGTTTAATCAGGATTTTTTTCGGCACTATGGCAACTTGAACCAATATTCGATTTTTCAGCCTGAAGGAAATCATGTCTTTGATCTGACAGATGCGCAGGTCAGTTTGTTAAGCAATCAGTTTGAGCGAATGTTTCAGGAAATCAATTCCGAATACATTTATAAATATGATGTGCTGCGGACAATTGTATATGAAATTGTCCATTTTGCAATGAAAATGCAGCCGACAACAAAATTTCACAAGCAGCCGCTCAATGCCGCCCAACGAATTACCACGCTTTTTTTGGAACTGCTCGAACGCCAATTTCCGATCGATGACTCGCTGCAAATGCTCAGCTTGCGCTCGGCTTCCGATTATGCCGGAAAATTGAATGTGCATGTCAATCACTTAAACAGAGCGGTGAAAGAAACGACGGACAAAACAACCTCACAAGTCATTGCGGAGCGCATATTGCAAGAAGCCAAAATTTTGCTTCGGCAAACCAGTTGGTCGATCACGGAAATTGCGTATGCTTTAGGGTTTAACGAGGTGACTCACTTCAACAACTTCTTCAAAAAGCATGTCCAGCTAAGTCCTCTGAAATTTAGAAATGGTTGA
- a CDS encoding OstA-like protein: MRISKKVPLILFFCLLLFGQFSPVGLLASDKNPASAPKDSSSQKKVYLEYADEVAGGEMIAPVARGEKGFLEPVRSAFGHVKFVETTTTVECDTATEFLTSRKIRLAGHVVIVRDTVIVKGDEGYYYPDERHSELERNVSLYDKKVLLNSRHGEYFSDEQRGIFTEKVSLEDKKSTLFCDSLVYLRRQAHSTAVGNVRLLSHDDNSVITGGYAEHFNQKMFSFIEESPVLTKLDTAKNGQVDTLLILARRMEAYRNPRDSARRINLIDSVRIWRGHLVAKSKRAKYMIDEKKIILTGKPIIWFENTEATGDSIEVKLKKTNAGRVLVEKIFFYTDSFLASKDSLGGALKKFNQLSGINMVMTFDDSLRLTRTDVYQQARSLYYLYDKETPNGANYSSGDEINIFFEQNQVARIKITGGVEGVQYPEQTVITKDLNLPNFKWRASEKPVRPKITAF; this comes from the coding sequence ATGAGAATCAGTAAAAAAGTCCCGCTAATCTTGTTTTTCTGTTTGCTGCTATTTGGGCAATTTTCGCCGGTTGGGTTGCTGGCGAGCGATAAAAATCCTGCCAGCGCACCGAAAGACTCTTCTTCTCAAAAAAAAGTGTATTTGGAATACGCCGACGAAGTGGCCGGCGGTGAAATGATCGCACCTGTGGCGCGCGGCGAAAAAGGGTTTTTAGAGCCAGTTCGCTCGGCATTTGGTCATGTGAAATTTGTGGAAACCACCACCACGGTGGAGTGCGATACCGCAACGGAGTTTTTAACCAGCCGAAAAATTCGACTCGCCGGGCATGTGGTGATTGTGCGCGACACGGTCATCGTCAAAGGCGACGAGGGATATTATTATCCCGATGAACGCCATTCCGAATTGGAGCGAAATGTGAGCCTTTACGACAAAAAAGTGCTGCTTAACAGTCGCCATGGCGAATATTTTTCTGACGAGCAGCGAGGCATTTTCACGGAAAAGGTTTCGCTCGAGGATAAAAAAAGTACGCTATTTTGTGATAGCCTCGTCTATCTTCGCCGGCAAGCGCACTCAACCGCCGTTGGAAATGTTCGGCTGCTCAGCCACGACGACAACTCCGTCATTACCGGTGGCTATGCAGAGCATTTCAACCAAAAGATGTTTAGCTTTATCGAAGAGTCGCCGGTTCTGACCAAATTGGACACGGCCAAAAACGGCCAAGTTGACACGCTGCTCATCCTTGCGCGGCGCATGGAAGCGTATCGAAATCCTCGCGATAGCGCGCGCCGAATTAACCTGATCGATAGCGTGCGAATTTGGCGCGGCCATTTGGTTGCCAAATCGAAAAGGGCAAAATACATGATCGATGAGAAAAAAATCATCCTGACCGGAAAGCCGATCATTTGGTTTGAAAATACCGAAGCCACGGGCGACTCCATCGAAGTGAAGCTGAAAAAAACAAATGCGGGGCGCGTGTTGGTGGAAAAAATCTTCTTTTATACGGATTCATTTCTGGCTTCAAAAGATTCGCTGGGCGGCGCGCTCAAAAAATTCAATCAACTTTCGGGCATAAACATGGTCATGACCTTCGACGACAGCCTGCGGCTCACGCGAACCGATGTTTATCAACAAGCGCGAAGCCTGTATTATCTCTATGACAAAGAAACCCCAAATGGCGCGAACTACTCTTCCGGCGACGAGATCAACATTTTTTTTGAACAAAATCAAGTGGCGCGCATCAAAATTACCGGCGGCGTGGAAGGCGTTCAATACCCGGAACAGACGGTCATCACCAAAGACCTCAATTTGCCGAACTTCAAATGGCGCGCGTCGGAAAAACCGGTTCGACCAAAAATCACAGCGTTTTGA
- the wecB gene encoding non-hydrolyzing UDP-N-acetylglucosamine 2-epimerase, whose product MKKIISVVGARPNFMKIAPLHHALKKSGKYQSIILHTGQHYDEKMSKVFFDDLGLPEPDIYLGIGSGSHAEQTAKVMIEFEKVLMKELPEIVIVVGDVNSTLACSIVAAKLLVPVAHVEAGLRSGDRTMPEEINRIVTDSISDLLFVSEPSGMHNLINEGVSEEKMFFVGNIMIDSLVAHVQKANQSNVLKNLGLEEKSYTLVTLHRPSNVDSKESLEKMLRIFAEIAHRSQIVFPIHPRTRKRLEDFGLMEKANAISKLRLIEPQGYIEFLKLMKEAALVLTDSGGIQEETTVLGVQCLTMRENTERPATIEVGTNQLVGTDESEIKAKAMEVLNGNIKEGKIPEKWDGRTADRIVATLDHIFATW is encoded by the coding sequence TTGAAGAAGATAATTTCGGTTGTTGGCGCAAGACCCAACTTTATGAAAATTGCCCCGCTCCACCACGCACTTAAAAAATCGGGAAAATATCAATCCATTATCCTACACACCGGGCAGCATTACGACGAAAAAATGTCGAAGGTGTTTTTTGACGATTTAGGATTGCCCGAACCCGATATTTACTTGGGAATTGGCTCCGGCTCTCACGCCGAACAAACCGCGAAAGTGATGATTGAGTTTGAAAAAGTGCTCATGAAAGAGCTGCCGGAAATAGTGATTGTGGTTGGCGATGTGAATTCCACGCTGGCCTGCTCGATTGTGGCCGCCAAGTTGCTTGTGCCGGTGGCGCATGTGGAAGCCGGCCTCAGAAGCGGCGACCGCACCATGCCAGAGGAAATCAACCGAATTGTAACCGATTCGATTTCCGATCTGCTTTTTGTGAGCGAGCCCAGCGGCATGCACAACCTGATAAACGAAGGTGTTTCGGAAGAAAAAATGTTTTTCGTCGGAAATATCATGATCGATAGCCTTGTTGCCCATGTGCAAAAAGCCAATCAATCGAATGTGCTGAAAAATCTCGGCCTCGAGGAAAAATCTTACACGCTCGTTACGCTGCATCGCCCGAGCAATGTCGATAGCAAAGAAAGCCTTGAAAAAATGCTGCGGATTTTTGCAGAAATTGCGCATCGCTCGCAAATCGTTTTCCCAATTCATCCGCGCACACGCAAGCGCTTGGAAGATTTTGGCTTAATGGAAAAAGCCAATGCCATTTCCAAACTTCGGCTGATCGAACCGCAAGGCTACATTGAATTCCTGAAATTGATGAAAGAAGCCGCGCTCGTGCTCACCGATTCCGGCGGCATTCAGGAAGAAACAACTGTGCTTGGCGTGCAATGCCTCACCATGCGCGAAAATACCGAGCGCCCGGCCACCATCGAAGTTGGGACCAACCAGCTTGTCGGCACCGATGAAAGCGAAATCAAAGCCAAAGCGATGGAAGTTTTAAACGGCAATATCAAAGAAGGAAAAATCCCAGAAAAATGGGACGGAAGAACCGCCGATCGCATTGTTGCCACATTGGACCACATTTTTGCAACCTGGTAA
- a CDS encoding PEGA domain-containing protein, giving the protein MKKIIRQMLLVVLATQFFGCATILNGTHEDISISSTPSRAKVTIDHQPYGQTPVIANLSRKKKHIVKISQPGFYDYEMIITQHVSGALLGNILLGGLIGLVVDASSGGMWELKPTDIRAYLRKTDSPVENFSEEVSLFPTDRNLIDAEFSVVWETLLDEITKMGYKMTTADMKTGTIETDARLEYGAGLSEISDASFSDEQDCNQKKTRLSLTVEPNGEKTMVIVTVEIEGYIDYGGIESGEWARFESNKMFEAKLLHNIQQRLKK; this is encoded by the coding sequence ATGAAAAAAATCATACGCCAAATGCTTTTGGTCGTGTTAGCTACGCAATTTTTTGGTTGCGCAACCATTCTGAATGGGACGCATGAAGACATTTCTATTTCGAGCACGCCGTCAAGAGCGAAGGTTACCATTGACCATCAACCTTATGGCCAAACGCCGGTCATTGCGAATTTAAGCCGCAAAAAGAAACACATTGTAAAAATTTCGCAGCCCGGATTTTACGATTATGAGATGATCATTACACAGCACGTCAGCGGGGCGTTGTTAGGCAATATTTTGCTTGGCGGCCTCATCGGTTTAGTTGTGGACGCTTCATCCGGCGGCATGTGGGAGCTTAAGCCAACAGACATTCGGGCATATCTCAGGAAAACAGATTCCCCCGTTGAAAATTTTTCGGAGGAAGTTTCGCTCTTCCCCACAGATAGGAATCTCATCGATGCGGAGTTTTCGGTTGTTTGGGAAACCCTCCTTGATGAAATAACAAAAATGGGCTACAAAATGACTACCGCCGATATGAAAACTGGCACGATAGAAACGGATGCGCGGCTTGAATACGGCGCGGGCTTATCTGAAATATCAGATGCAAGTTTTAGCGATGAACAGGACTGCAATCAAAAGAAAACGCGGCTTTCCCTAACCGTTGAGCCAAACGGTGAAAAAACAATGGTTATCGTAACGGTTGAAATCGAAGGCTATATCGATTACGGCGGAATTGAATCGGGCGAGTGGGCACGCTTTGAATCCAATAAAATGTTTGAGGCAAAACTTTTACACAACATTCAGCAACGCTTAAAAAAATAG
- a CDS encoding phosphoenolpyruvate carboxylase yields MQISSSLIFDPEKVQQDFEFLMHCFHDVLEEAGEAELARLLPWHREALLGTDINMTERLAQAYSIAFQLLGMAEQNAAIQYRRQLETELGLTKLTALWGESLAHLKARGLTSEQIAETLPQIYVELVLTAHPTEAKRSTVLGHHRRLYLLLVKRENQMWTPSEREAIRDEIKETLALLWRTGEIFLEKPGIALERRNILHYLKTVFPEVLPVLDARLKQAWKSVGFDPKAISSYKNLPHLKFGTWVGGDRDGHPLVTDEVTRETFAELRLSALLLLHEQLSEMAKNLSISDRLQPPPEKLSNRIHELVAQLGKSGEDALLRNPGEPWRQFLNLMQDSLPLEVNYYGKGVLLHDKFHYKKAAELLADLQLLHDSLYEIGAGRIAAQSVQPVFRSLSHFGFHLAVLDIRQNSGFHDRAISQLLAAAGIEDNDFGNWREEKRLQFLRDELRSPRPFTHCHAALGDEASAVISCYRVLVEEMQKNGEDGIGALIVSMTRSASDLLSVYLLAREVGLLRQDEAGMYCPLPIVPLFETIDDLNKSPNILRAFLDFPMTARSLAYQKMRMNREKPVQQVMVGYSDSNKDGGIFASLWSLYNAQAELAKIGEDNGIGICFFHGRGGTISRGAGPTHRFIKALPHLSLQGRLRMTEQGESIAQKYANRITAAYNLELFLANVTRSTLLDKYFPEPIHPLHGTMNKLAEKSLSVYTELLNTDGFIDFFREATPIDAIEQSKIGSRPSRRSGKKSLSDLRAIPWVFSWGQARYYLSGWFGVGSALESLYSESPADFATVASHLYTWAPLHYVLSNAATSIALADLDMMSRYAALVENECVREKIFGMIKGEFIRTKTMLEKIYGGALEEKRPNIYRMIALRKEGLDVLHSQQLALLTEWRKRRNTGREQDAEKLIPHLLLTINAIANGMGSTG; encoded by the coding sequence ATGCAAATATCCAGCTCATTGATCTTTGATCCGGAAAAAGTCCAGCAAGATTTTGAGTTTTTAATGCACTGCTTCCACGATGTGCTTGAAGAAGCCGGCGAGGCAGAGCTTGCGCGACTATTGCCTTGGCATCGCGAGGCGTTGCTTGGAACAGACATCAACATGACCGAACGGCTCGCGCAGGCGTATTCCATTGCGTTTCAGTTGTTAGGAATGGCCGAACAAAATGCCGCGATTCAGTATCGGCGGCAGTTGGAAACCGAGCTCGGCCTGACAAAACTAACCGCGCTTTGGGGCGAATCGCTTGCGCATTTGAAAGCGCGAGGCCTCACCAGTGAACAAATTGCTGAAACTTTGCCGCAAATTTATGTGGAACTGGTTTTGACGGCGCATCCAACCGAAGCCAAGCGCTCGACGGTTTTGGGGCATCATCGCCGGCTTTATCTTTTGCTGGTTAAGCGCGAAAACCAAATGTGGACGCCCTCCGAGCGAGAAGCCATTCGCGATGAAATCAAAGAAACGCTTGCGCTGCTTTGGCGCACGGGCGAAATTTTTCTTGAAAAGCCAGGTATCGCGCTCGAGCGGCGCAACATTTTGCACTATTTGAAAACGGTTTTTCCTGAAGTGTTGCCGGTTTTAGATGCGCGTCTCAAACAAGCTTGGAAAAGCGTCGGCTTTGACCCGAAAGCGATTTCGAGCTATAAAAATTTGCCTCACTTGAAATTTGGCACGTGGGTTGGCGGCGATCGCGACGGCCATCCGCTTGTCACCGATGAGGTTACGCGCGAAACCTTTGCCGAATTGCGTCTTAGCGCGCTGTTGCTTTTGCACGAGCAGCTTTCCGAAATGGCAAAAAATCTTAGCATTTCTGATCGCTTGCAGCCGCCGCCGGAAAAATTATCCAACCGAATTCACGAGCTGGTTGCGCAACTGGGCAAGTCCGGCGAAGACGCGCTTCTGAGAAATCCCGGTGAGCCTTGGCGCCAGTTCTTAAACTTGATGCAGGATAGCCTTCCGCTCGAAGTGAATTATTATGGCAAAGGCGTTTTGCTCCACGATAAATTTCATTACAAAAAAGCCGCCGAGCTGCTTGCCGATTTGCAGTTGCTGCACGACTCGCTCTATGAAATCGGCGCAGGGCGAATCGCGGCGCAATCGGTTCAGCCGGTGTTTCGTAGCCTGTCGCATTTTGGATTTCATCTGGCGGTTTTGGACATTCGCCAAAATAGTGGCTTTCACGATCGTGCCATTTCGCAGCTGTTGGCGGCGGCGGGCATCGAGGATAACGATTTTGGAAATTGGCGTGAGGAAAAGCGCCTTCAGTTTCTCAGGGATGAATTGCGTTCTCCGCGTCCCTTCACGCACTGCCACGCCGCGCTTGGCGATGAGGCGAGCGCCGTGATATCGTGCTATCGCGTGCTCGTGGAGGAAATGCAGAAAAATGGTGAAGATGGCATCGGCGCGCTCATTGTGAGCATGACGCGCAGCGCTTCTGATTTGCTATCGGTCTACTTGCTTGCGCGTGAAGTGGGCTTGCTGCGTCAAGATGAGGCGGGCATGTATTGTCCACTGCCGATTGTCCCGCTTTTTGAAACGATCGACGATTTGAACAAAAGCCCGAACATTTTGCGAGCGTTCCTCGATTTTCCAATGACCGCGCGCAGCCTGGCCTATCAAAAAATGCGAATGAATCGCGAAAAACCCGTTCAGCAAGTGATGGTCGGTTATAGCGATAGCAATAAAGATGGCGGCATATTTGCCAGCTTGTGGTCGCTTTATAACGCGCAGGCGGAGCTGGCAAAAATTGGCGAGGATAATGGCATTGGCATTTGCTTCTTTCACGGGCGTGGTGGCACAATTAGTAGAGGCGCGGGGCCAACACACCGTTTCATCAAAGCGCTGCCGCATCTGAGTTTGCAAGGCCGTTTGCGCATGACGGAGCAAGGCGAATCGATTGCGCAAAAATATGCGAACCGCATCACGGCGGCCTATAATTTGGAGCTGTTCCTTGCAAATGTGACCCGCTCCACATTGCTCGATAAATACTTCCCCGAGCCCATTCATCCGCTTCACGGAACGATGAACAAGCTGGCAGAAAAAAGCCTTTCGGTGTACACGGAACTCTTGAACACCGACGGCTTTATTGATTTTTTCCGCGAAGCCACACCGATTGACGCCATTGAGCAAAGCAAAATCGGTTCAAGGCCGTCGCGGCGGAGTGGCAAAAAATCGCTAAGTGATCTGAGAGCAATTCCTTGGGTGTTTAGTTGGGGACAGGCGCGCTATTATCTTTCAGGTTGGTTTGGCGTTGGAAGTGCGCTGGAATCGCTTTATTCCGAGTCGCCAGCGGATTTTGCAACGGTGGCTTCGCATCTTTACACTTGGGCGCCTCTGCACTATGTTCTGAGCAACGCCGCAACGAGCATTGCCCTGGCCGACCTTGACATGATGTCGCGCTACGCCGCGCTTGTAGAAAACGAGTGCGTACGCGAAAAGATTTTTGGCATGATCAAAGGTGAGTTTATTCGCACCAAAACGATGCTGGAAAAAATTTACGGCGGCGCATTGGAAGAAAAGCGTCCGAATATTTATCGAATGATTGCGCTGCGAAAAGAAGGGCTGGATGTTTTGCACAGCCAGCAGCTTGCGCTTTTAACGGAATGGCGAAAACGGCGCAACACCGGCAGGGAACAGGATGCGGAGAAGCTGATTCCGCATTTGCTTTTGACCATCAACGCCATCGCAAATGGCATGGGTTCAACAGGCTGA
- a CDS encoding cobyrinate a,c-diamide synthase, whose protein sequence is MQLPRFLIASPTSNSGKTTLALALIRAMSKRGLAVQPFKCGPDYLDTYLQSIAAASSHKDLPGINLDTFMSSKSHVMSLFHHYAAKADAVVVEGVMGLFDGAKKSEGSSAEIANLLGLPIVLVVNAKGVAYSVAPLLYGFKNFDPDLNFAGVIFNHVNTESHYQFLKDACADVGIEALGYVPHHEAIEIKERHLGLNISTDYDQDGIIEHMAEHVQRTVNLDRIMQLCTGEIESEVQINYPSAKQPAMKIAIAKDEAFNFIYHQNLEVLKKYGELVYFSPLFDTELPEADMLYIAGGYPELYLSRLSQNKSMQQQIAAFCEHGGLVYAECGGLMYLGKTIIDPEGARHPMCGFLDLETSMEHAKLTLGYRKVKLHSELFPAELRGHEFHYSHLSGTEQLENIADVRGARDQEVPTKVYRKNNTIASYVHLYWGEEHSFLDFLFHQLLQAEK, encoded by the coding sequence ATGCAGCTACCACGTTTTCTCATCGCTTCCCCGACCAGCAATTCTGGAAAAACAACCCTTGCCTTAGCGCTGATTCGCGCCATGTCGAAGCGCGGGCTCGCCGTGCAACCCTTCAAATGCGGCCCGGATTACTTGGATACGTATTTGCAAAGCATCGCTGCGGCAAGTAGCCATAAAGATTTGCCCGGCATTAATCTCGACACGTTTATGTCAAGCAAATCTCATGTTATGAGCCTGTTTCATCATTACGCAGCCAAAGCCGATGCGGTTGTGGTTGAAGGCGTTATGGGTCTTTTTGATGGCGCGAAAAAGTCGGAGGGAAGCAGCGCCGAAATTGCCAACCTACTTGGCTTGCCGATTGTGCTGGTGGTCAATGCCAAAGGCGTTGCCTATTCAGTTGCGCCATTGCTTTACGGCTTTAAAAATTTTGACCCTGACTTGAACTTTGCGGGCGTCATTTTTAATCATGTCAACACAGAATCGCACTATCAATTTTTGAAAGATGCCTGCGCAGACGTGGGCATTGAAGCGCTTGGCTACGTGCCTCACCATGAAGCCATTGAAATTAAAGAGCGCCACCTCGGGCTGAACATTTCTACCGATTACGATCAAGACGGCATTATTGAGCACATGGCCGAACACGTCCAGCGCACCGTCAACTTAGACCGCATCATGCAGCTTTGCACAGGCGAAATCGAAAGTGAAGTTCAGATCAACTATCCTTCGGCGAAACAGCCCGCCATGAAAATTGCGATTGCCAAAGACGAAGCGTTCAATTTCATTTATCACCAAAACCTTGAAGTGCTCAAAAAATATGGCGAGCTGGTTTATTTTAGCCCGCTTTTTGACACCGAATTGCCCGAAGCCGACATGCTCTACATTGCTGGCGGCTATCCTGAGCTTTACCTTTCACGACTTAGCCAAAACAAATCCATGCAGCAGCAAATTGCCGCGTTTTGCGAACATGGCGGGTTGGTTTATGCGGAGTGCGGCGGGCTGATGTATTTGGGCAAAACCATCATCGATCCGGAAGGCGCGCGCCACCCAATGTGCGGCTTTTTGGATTTGGAAACGTCTATGGAACATGCCAAGCTTACTCTTGGCTATCGCAAAGTGAAATTGCACAGCGAGCTATTTCCAGCCGAACTTCGCGGACATGAGTTTCACTACTCGCACTTGAGCGGAACCGAGCAATTGGAGAACATTGCCGATGTGCGCGGCGCGCGCGATCAAGAAGTCCCAACGAAAGTCTATCGCAAAAACAACACGATTGCTTCTTATGTCCATCTGTATTGGGGCGAAGAACATAGCTTTTTGGATTTTTTATTTCACCAATTGCTGCAAGCTGAAAAGTAG